A genomic window from Triticum urartu cultivar G1812 chromosome 7, Tu2.1, whole genome shotgun sequence includes:
- the LOC125522948 gene encoding protein INVOLVED IN DE NOVO 2-like, whose amino-acid sequence MEYSSDDDSDISDSEIDEYGAKIQARLLSGDLKFRNGDSYSCPFCTGRKNKDYNMQSLLQHSSGVGAAPNRPAKDKASHRALAKHLKNGVAKPSDPQQAQQIAVEPQQPQQIAVEPQPLPNRHEKFVWPWMGVLVNVPTEWKDGRQVGESGNRLKGELSQFCPLKVIPLWNFRGHTGNAIVEFAKNWNGFRNALAFEKYFEAGGCGRRDWKQNMNQGSKLCGWVARAEDYNFPGLIGDHLRKNADLKTIDDLENEGTRKNNKLVANLANQIEVKNKYLQELELRYNETTVSLEKMMGQREQRLQAYNEEIRKMQQLARRHSEKIIDENQNLRSELESKMSELNARSKELDDLAAKSSHDKSNLEQEKQKNAIKSNHLKLATAEQQRADEDVVKLVRDQKREKVAALNKILELEQQLEAKQTLELEIQQLKGKLEVMKHMPGHEDSVSKDKINELSEELQDKMDELDAMESLNQTLVIKESKSNTEMQEARKELENGLLNLPGGRAHIGIKRMGELDLKAVSNVLGQKLSKEDAEVTAAILCSKWEAEIKNPEWHPFRAVMVDGKEMERINADDAKLRELKDEHGEEIYSLVTKALREYNVNSTRYPVGELWNFREERKASLKEAVQVVLRQWRANRRKR is encoded by the exons ATGGAATACAGTTCAGATGACGATTCGGATATTAGCGATTCTGAGATTGACGAGTATGGAGCCAAAATTCAGGCCCGCCTGCTTTCAGGAGATTTAAAGTTCAGGAATGGTGATAGTTACAGCTGCCCATTCTGTACTGGCAGGAAGAATAAAGATTACAACATGCAAAGCCTTCTTCAGCATTCCTCAGGAGTAGGTGCAGCACCTAATCGACCAGCAAAAGATAAAGCATCGCACCGTGCCCTTGCCAAGCATTTGAAGAATGGCGTTGCTAAACCTTCTGACCCACAGCAGGCACAGCAAATTGCTGTAGAGCCGCAGCAGCCGCAGCAAATTGCTGTAGAGCCGCAGCCTCTTCCAAACAGACATGAGAAGTTTGTGTGGCCCTGGATGGGAGTTCTAGTTAATGTACCTACTGAATGGAAGGACGGGCGTCAAGTCGGAGAAAGTGGAAATCGTTTGAAGGGGGAATTATCGCAATTTTGCCCACTGAAGGTTATTCCATTATGGAATTTTCGAGGTCATACAGGGAATGCTATTGTTGAGTTTGCAAAAAACTGGAATGGTTTCAGAAATGCACTTGCGTTTGAAAAGTACTTTGAGGCAGGAGGTTGTGGCAGAAGGGACTGGAAGCAAAACATGAATCAAGGGTCAAAGCTTTGTGGATGGGTCGCAAGGGCTGAAGATTACAATTTTCCGGGGCTAATTGGGGACCACTTAAGGAAAAATGCTGACTTGAAAACTATCGATGATCTTGAGAATGAAGGAACGcgtaaaaataataaacttgtagcTAATTTAGCTAACCAAATTGAGGTCAAGAATAAGTATTTACAGGAGCTTGAACTTAGATACAATGAGACAACTGTGTCACTTGAGAAAATGATGGGGCAAAGGGAACAACGTCTCCAGGCATATAATGAAG AAATTCGGAAGATGCAGCAGCTAGCTCGCAGACATTCTGAAAAGATCATCGATGAGAACCAAAATCTGCGTTCAGAACTGGAGTCGAAGATGAGTGAACTAAATGCAAGATCCAAAGAGCTTGATGACCTTGCTGCAAAAAGTTCTCATGACAAAAGTAATCTTGAGCAGGAGAAGCAGAAG AATGCTATTAAATCAAACCATCTTAAGTTGGCAACAGCGGAACAACAGAGAGCTGATGAGGATGTGGTGAAGCTTGTGAGAGATCAGAAG AGAGAGAAAGTTGCTGCTTTAAACAAGATCCTGGAGTTAGAACAGCAGTTGGAAGCAAAACAAACGCTTGAATTGGAAATACAGCAGCTGAAGGGCAAATTGGAAGTGATGAAGCATATGCCAGGTCATGAAGATTCAGTCTCGAAGGATAAAATCAATGAACTTAGTGAGGAGCTGCAAGATAAGATGGATGAACTGGATGCTATGGAGTCACTTAACCAAACTCTGGTTATTAAAGAAAGCAAAAGCAATACTGAGATGCAAGAAGCTCGGAAGGAGCTGGAAAAT GGCTTGCTTAATCTTCCAGGTGGCCGAGCACATATAGGGATCAAGAGAATGGGCGAGCTTGATCTGAAAGCAGTTTCAAATGTTCTCGGACAGAAGTTGTCGAAAGAGGATGCAGAAGTTACTGCTGCCATCCTTTGTTCAAAGTGGGAAGCCGAAATAAAGAATCCAGAATGGCACCCTTTTAGGGCTGTCATGGTTGATGGAAAGGAAATG GAAAGAATCAATGCTGACGACGCAAAGCTTCGAGAATTAAAAGATGAGCATGGCGAAGAAATATATTCGTTGGTGACCAAGGCGCTGCGTGAGTACAATGTTAACAGCACCAGGTATCCCGTAGGAGAGCTGTGGAACTTCAGGGAAGAACGGAAGGCGTCTCTCAAGGAAGCTGTCCAGGTGGTCCTGAGACAGTGGCGAGCCAACAGGAGGAAGCGTTGA